GTCCGTACTCCAAAGCTACCCATGGGAATATCAACTTGGAGATCAATGTAGCCGTATAAGCAGGTAGTAAATTACAATCAATGCGGAGCACTTAAGAGCAAGTACTCTGCATTTTATTTGAACAACATGCGCAAGATCAGTTCCCTGCGCTCGGAGATGAGCTTAGCAAATTGCTGTTCATCCATCGCGAAAAATTGCCGGTATATGGGCGACATCATAATTGGGTAGGATAGTAATGAGAAAAGGTTGATCAGGAAATGTTTAGGATCTGTTTTTTCGATCGTCCCCAACTGCATTTCTTTTTCAATTTCACTCAGAAAGGACGATACCGGGCCTTCATCAATTTTAGTTACCAAGTTTTGCCCGGCAGTGTTAATCTCGGTAACCAAGAACACTTCCTGAAAAGGGTATTCCATCATATCTTTTGTAAACACGTCGATCAACTCCTTTATTTTTTTTCTGAAAGGCATGTTAGACGACATTACTTCTCCCAATCGCAGGCTCAAGGCTTGCATAGATTCAGCGAAGACCAAAGCGATCAACTGATCCCTTGTTCTGAAATAATAATGTACAGCCGACCTGTTCATTCCTGCAGCATCAGCGATGTCCTGCGTGGTGGCGTGCAATTTTCCTTCTTTAAAAAATAGTTTTTTTGCGGTCGATTTAATAAGCTCTTCAGTTCCTGTATCTTTTGCTGGCATTATATTTTATCGTACTTTTTAAGTTCTATCATTTTATCTACGGCAATTTCCTTTACAAAATACGCGTCGTGTGAGATCAATAACAAAGTTCCTTCGAAATCCTTAACCGCGGCTGTCAATACTTCCATGCTTTTAATATCCAGGTTATTGGTCGGCTCATCCAGGATCAACATATCAGGCGCATGATCGGATACGGATAAGCAGCATAATGCCAACTTCATTTTTTCACCACCACTTAACACACCGCTCCTTTTGTTCCAGGCATTACGATCAAACTGAGCATATATCAGCAACGACCTCAGTTCGTGCTCCTGCAATTGCCGGCTGTCAAAATCCTGTAACTGTTCAAAAACGCTTTTCTCAGGATCGAGTATGGTGTAATCCTGGTCGAGGTACAAATAATTAAAATTCGCCCGTTCCAGTCGTCCGTCCGTTGGTTGCAGCATGCCAGTAACGATCTTAAGTAAAGTTGTCTTTCCTGCACCATTGGCACCTTTGATGTGCACGCGGTCGCCCGAACGTATTTGAAACGTCAGCGCATCCCATAAAGGATGCCTGTCAAATGCATAAGTGATCTCTTTTGCGTCAACCAACACTTTGCCTTTATGCATTCCTGACGAGGTAATATCTATTTTGAGAACCTGATATTGTTGAATTTGACTGCGTATTTGCCTGATGTTATCGCTGATATGGTTTAGCTTTTCGTTTTGCGCGTTCAAGGCCTTTGCTGTACTGCCTTGAGCCTGGCTTCTCAGTCCACCCGCAATGATGCGGGGCAGCGATCCGGATTTGCCTTCTGCCTTGCCTCGGCTCTCCATCCGCTGCCGTTTTTCTGCAACTTCTCTTGCTTGTGCCTGGCTTTGCTTCATGGTTTTGGTCTGCTCATGCAGGTCATTTTCCAGGGCATTCAACTTTAGATATTTTTGTGCCTGGTAGAAATTAAAGTTGCCGCCGTAAACCTCTGCCTTAGAAAAACTTAGCTCAAGCGTTAACGGTAACAAGTTAAGCAAAGCACGGTCGTGACTTATTACCACAATTGTCGCCCGGCTATCACTGATCAGCCGGTACAACTGATCGCGGCTGCCTGTATCTAAATGGTTAGAAGGTTCGTCAAGTAAGATGATATCAGGATCATGGAGCGTGATCCCGGCTAAAAAGACTTTAGTCTTTTCACCGCCGCTTAATTCATGCAGTCTTTGTGAAGGCGATAAATGCTCAAGATGCCATTCCGCCATAGCTAAGTGTAATTTATCTTCGATCTCCCAGTCATCGTTCAGGTCATTAAAGTGTTGAATGTCGACACTGCCCTCAGTTATAGCTTTCAGAGCCGCTAATTTCAAGTCGACTGTTAAAGCCCGGGCAATGGTCATCTCATCATATTGTCCTAAATGCTGCGGCACATACCATGGTCTGGCCGGAATGCTCACGTGCCCTGTTGTCGGAGCAATAATACCTGCTACAATTTGCAGTAAGGTAGACTTACCAACGCCATTATTACCTACCAATGCAGCTTTATCACCTTTGTCGATGGAAAATGTAATGTCGCGAAAGAGTTGTGTCCGGTCAGTATGACTATAACTTACGGAGTTGACAATTATGCTCATAAAGATGCAAAAGTATGTCATCTTTTTTGTTCAACAAAATTGTTTAAATAAATTTGATTGAAACGTTCGTATACTGGCTTGTCTAATTCAGGATCGGTTATGTCCGGTTCGCGCCAATATTGGTGGTCTAAAATGAAGCCAAGCTGTAGTTTAGTTAAAAATTACGCAGCATGGTAAGTTCAAAAACACTTAAGAGGCTTTGGCCGATAGCCGGAATATTATTTGTGGGAATCGTTTCCATACAGTTTATGCAGGTTCCGGTGCAAAATGATGAAGTAACACACCCGATCAATGCACCGGAAGAAGTGACCAAAATTTTCAGGAAAGCCTGCTATGACTGTCATTCCAACGAAACGAAACTAAGCTGGTACGATAAGGTAGCTCCGGTATCATGGCTGGTCAATCATGATGTTAAGGAAGCTCGTTCACGCTTCAACTTTTCCACCTTTGACACGCTTAGCGTAACAGATCAGCAAGTGCGTTTATGGGAAATGGTGAACATGGTACTTGCAGGTAAAATGCCGCTGAACACTTATACCACACTACATCCTGGGGCTAAGCTTACGCCGCACGATGTAGAAGTACTAAAAAATTATGTAGTGAGCATCAGCCCGACAAAATACCATGATAGTACGCAGATCAAAAGCGCTGAAGAAGAGCAAAATGTTTTGGGAGAGAGATTAACTGCTTCTGAAAATATACCGGTAGCGCCCAACGGCGTCCGGTTCATCCCGGATTACAAAAACTGGGAGGTGATCAGTACGACCAGCCGCTTTGATAACCATACTATGCGTGTGATATACGGGAACAAAGTAACCGTTAATGCCATCCGAAGCGGGCGTATCAAACCCTTTCCGGATGGTGCAGCAATTGTTAAAGTAGTTTATAACATCATTGAGGAAAGGGATGGTAAAGTTCATCCGGGAGCATTTAATAACATCCAGATCATGATCAAAGATGAAAAGCGTTTCCCTGAGAGTAAAGGCTGGGGATTTGGTAAATTTAATGGTACCGGTCTTAAACCTTACGGTGAAACTGCGGCATTCAACACTGCATGCTACAATTGCCACAAGATAGCTGATGAAACGGGCTATGTGTTCAGCATTCCATTAGAAAATAAAGATCTTAAATAAAATGATAAAAATGAAGACATTTGCAATGTTGCTATGTGTGATTGCCGGATCATACGGATGCGCCAATAATACATCAAATGATGGCCAAAAAAGAATTATTCACAACGCTCATGGCCTGAAAGTGATCACCTCTTTTTCTGACCGTAAACAGCAAACCATTTCCCTTTTGTATGGTAATGCACCCGCCTTACAAAGTGCCAAAACAGGCATACACGATAAGGGAGAGTTATTTGAATTGGTAACATTTAAGCAGGCTGACAATAAATACTGGTATGGCAGTTACATTAATGGTGCGGTTCAAAGTATCGAACGGGTCACTTCATATATTGCAGATAAAAATGACATCGCTTTTAAATATGAGATAACCCAAGGCCATATTTCGGGTAATGCCGGTATAAGAATAAAAAGCATTACCTCGCACCGGGCCTTGCTGTTTCCATAGCAGTTCTGTAACTAGAGCTAAATAAATAGCTTTGTTCATTATCAACCCGTTGGCTGATTAATATAATGTTAATGAAAAGATCACCACTACATATATCACATACCACTATCTGGGTCAGCGCTGTTACCCTTGGTTTGCTTTCATCAGTACCGCAACTGGCCTCTCATAAATTTAATGTTGCCGAGGCGGCGGTCAACGCGGGGATTACCGCTGCCTTTGCCGTGTTGATGTGGTATTTCAATATCTACATGCTATCACGAAAAAAAGATAGTAAACGCGTGCAAAGCATATCTTACACCAAATTGCTTAGTTCGTTGCTATTCGGGCTTGTGATAATGTTCGGATTGGCATGGGTCCAGCAACTGATACTTTCTCATATCAATTTCGGCCCCACCATGCTGATGGTTGAGGTACGGGGCATACTCATCAACCTGGTATTTTATATGTTTTTAAATCTTCTGCAGCAGAACTACGAAAACCAGCATGTCAGTATGGAATTAGACAAGATCAAAAGCGATAACCTGGCAGCTCAGTATGAATTGTTGAAACAGCAGATCAACCCGCACTTTCTATTTAACAGCTTGAATACATTAAAGGCCATGGTAGAAACGGGCGACAAAGAAGCGGTTGACTTTATCCTTAAGCTTTCCAACTTCTACCGCTTTACACTGGAAAGCCGCAAGCTCGACCTGATACATGTGCATGAAGAAATGGAAATTATGAATGCCTACCTCTTTCTGCAAAAAGCCCGCTTTGAGGAAGGTTTGAAATTTACCTCAGCGCTTACCGAAGGTACACTGAAGACCCTGATACCACCATTTACACTGCAACTGTTGATAGAAAATTGCATCAAGCACAATGTTGTTTCCTTAAGCCGCCCTTTACACATCACCATTTACGAAGACGGTGAATACATCATTGTAGAAAATTTATTGCAGGTAAAAAAAGGAGATGTGAGTTCAACAGGTGTCGGACTGAAAAATATAGGTTTACGTTACAGCCACCTGCTTGATAAGAATATTGAGATCACAAACGACGAAAAAACTTTTAAGGTAAAACTGCCACTTATTTATGAACATCATAATCATTGAAGACGAACTGCGGACAGCCCGCTCCCTGGAAACCATTATTAAGGATATCAAGCCAAATGCCCGCATCACCGGCCAATATCAAAGCGTGGAAGACTCGGTTGCGGCGCTTTCAGAGGCTGCACAACCCGATCTGATTTTTATGGATATTCAGCTGGCAGACGGTTTGTCTTTCGAAATATTTAAATTAGTAAGGATCACCTGCCCGGTAGTATTCTGTACGGCATTTGATGAGTATTCACTGGAAGCATTTAAAAGTAATGGCGTAGACTATGTTTTAAAGCCTTTTTCTAAGGATGACATTGAAGAAGCCTTGCGAAAGGTGGATAACCTCAAGAACTTTTTTCAACAGAAAACGATGCCTGACATCGAAAGTCTGCTACAGCGCCTTAGTCCGCAAAGCGGCAAAACGAGCTTCCTTGTATTTAAAAATCAGAAGTACACTACTATTCAAACAGACAATATTGCCTTTTTCTATATACGCAATGATTCTACTTTTTTGATGTGTTTTGACAGGCAGGAATATGCGCTGAGCCAGTCGCTTGATAATATTGCCGCTTCGGTTTCATCAAAGCAGTTTTTTCGGGTTAACCGTCAGTATCTGGTCAACTTCAAAGCAATTAAAGAGGTCGAGCATTATTTTCTGCGCAAACTTTATGTAAAACTCGTAATTGATACGCCTGAAAAGCTGCTGATCAATAAAGAAAAATCGCACAGTTTTTTGAGTTGGATGGAGGAGCGGTAATTGTTAGCAGCTTAATACATCCTTAAAAGATTCTTTTTTGATTTTTTCGTTGAGACCCGGGTTGCCGTTTCTGTTCGTATTGGGGTTGTTCCACACGATCTATGGAATACCTAGTTGGTCTACTAAAAATAATACTTAGATCAGTTTAAACATTAACATACAACATCAAACAGCCACTTACCTAAGATCCCTTTTGATCATGAGCAGTCAGTCAAACCTGGCGTTTCTTGATTTTTCTTCCCCATTTACGGTTATACCAAATGATAAACCCGGTTACCGGCATACTCGCGCCGATCATACATGCCAAGAAGGCTAAAATCTTTGTAGGCAGCCCTAAGATCTGGCCAGTATGTATATCAAAATTCATCCGGAACATTTTTTCACCTGTTGATAAATTAGCATAGGGTTGGTCATGTTGTCCAAGTGGCGGTAATTCCCTGAGCGTTTTTTGATCAAAAAAATGAACAGCCCTGTTGTAGAGCAAAGTTCCATCACCGAAATAAACGGTCGCTTCATAAGCTGCTGATGGTTTATCGGGTATGTTTATGGATATGCTTCCAAACCTACCGTCATGTTTCCGGCTCAACTTGTTCCATATAAAGTCTTCCGGATGGTTAAATTTAGCAATGGTCGCCGTCGTATCCGATCTTGGATCCAGATGTTCTTCATCCAGGGCCTTCCACGTCAATACCTTGTAAGTGCCTTGCTGGAACCACTCAAACGTAAAGAATATCCCGGATAAGGTTAAGGCCAAAACAAACAGCACGGAATAGAAGCCGATCACATTGTGAATGTCTATATTCAGCCGTTTCCATTTCGCCCGCCATTTTACAGTAAACGAGTCTTTAACGATTTTCTTAGTCCACCTTTTGGGATACCACCAAATTAAACCGGTTATAATAGTAATAACAAAAATGATACAAGCGGAACCCACGACCGGGCTTCCAATATTCCTTGGGAGCCATAGAAACCGGTGGCCCGCACGGATAAATATGAAAAAGTTATCAGCCGCACTCTGCTCGCGTTGGTCTTTTAAGATTTCACCTGTATATGGATTTAAATATATTTCCGCCTGTTGCTGTTCCGGCAAGGTAAAATTAAGTGTCACGGAGCGACCTGCCTTCCAGTATTTGATGCTGGTTAGCGTATCGTTGGTGATGTGTTGGGTCTTAAAATAAACTCTTGACCGGGCTAATAGTTCCGACGGGGGCAGGTATGGTTTCTGCTGCGCCTGGACGTACCAGTGCTTTTCAGTAAATCGCCAGACCTCGTATCGCCATACCCAAATGCCACCTGTAAAACAAACGATGAATACAATAATGCCCGATGTTAAACCCAGCCAGAGATGCAGCCATTCGGATACTTTACGAAAGCCGGATTTTTTTTCTTTTGGGGATCTTCTTTTTGTTGCGGTAAGCATAGTTAGGATAAGGGGAGGCAACCCTCCCCTTGTTCGTTAAAATCTGAATGATAAGCTTGCCATTACATTTCTTGGTGCCTGTGAGTTACCGCCAATGTCCCAATATTTCTTCCCGGAGATATTATTAAGCTTAACACCCAGTCTCCACTTGCTTTGATCGTAAAACACGGTACCACTGTAAACGGTATAGGATGGCATATAAAAGGTATTATCAGCTGTAAAGAAGTTCTTGTCAGCATAATTAACCCCAAAACCCAGGCCCAAACCTTTCAACCTGTTTTGCAGGGTATAAGTCGCCCAGAAATTAGCGACGTTTTCAGGAGAGGTCGTGGCTTTATTACCCTCGATAGCAGGGTTAGATGATTTAATGATGCGGTTATCATTATAGGCGTACCCGGCAACCAGGGTTAAGCCGGCAACAGGGTTGCCGATCAGCTCGATGTCAACACCCTTGCTTCTTTGCTTACCATCCTGAACGGTGAAGTTTGCCTCAGTTCGGGTGGCATTGTCGATATCTATATTATAATAGCTCGCGGTCATGCTCAGCTTTTTATCGATCAGTTCGGCTTTCACGCCACCTTCATACTGCTTTGCGTAAACCGGGTCCAAAACCAGCACATTGCCATCCGGCTGAGTTACCGGGGCGAGATTCTGAAAGCCGTTCATGTAATTCCCAAACAGGGAAACCTTATCTTTTACGACCTGGTAGACTAACCCTAATTTGGGAGACAGGGCCGTTTGCTTATAGCCTTCGGTATTACCCACCTTTTTGCGCTCGAACCGTTCCAAGCGCAAACTCAACATGACTGAAAGCCTGTCGGTAAAGCTGATGACGTCAGACGCATAGGCGCTCATCGTTTGCTGGTCTGCGATGGCTGTCGTATAAAGCGGCATGATGGCGTCAACCGCTTTCCGCCTGATCGGTGCAAAAGTGGAAGTCACGTTTATCGTATCAAGCGTAACGACATTGCCACCTGCCCGGCGGCTGCCATCGTAATACCTGTAATTCAATCCACCAAGGAAGTTGTGTTTGATAATCCCTGTTGAAAATTTACCATTAAAGTTTTGCTGCAAATTGGTGAAGTTATTGGATATCGGCCCCCACATACCCACCTGCCTGATGGCACGGGTTGGCGAAAGCCAGTTAGCATAGGATTGATAACTGTAATCTACATCTTCACCAACAAATGAAAACAGGGTCGTTGATTTCCAATTATCGGAGATAACGTATTCTGCCTGCGCGAAAAATTTGGAAGCGGAGGTTTTACCATTATTATCATCGTGGAACATAGATGTCGTATAGTCCAATTGAAGTTCGGCCGGCGTTCTCAACCCCGAAGCGGCGGCATAAGTATTATAGGTACGACGTGTGCCTTTGGCATTAAAAAGTTCCGCGTCAAAATGAAAGGTGAGCTTGTCAGAAGATTTGTAGATAAGGCTCGGAGCGATGGTGTAGGTATTGTTGAAGCCATAGCTTAAAAAACTCGCTTCTTTATTGGCAGCTAAGTTCACCCGGAACAAAACCGTCTTATCTTTATTAAGCGGCGTATTCACATCAGCGGTAAGCCTGTTCAGGTTATAGCTGCCTGCGGTGTAAGACACTTCCACGCTTGTGGTATCAAAAGGCTTTTTAGTCACGAGGTTGACCACACCACCAAATGAGGAGACCGCAGCACCGAATAGGGTTCCTGATGGGCCTTTCAAGACTTCGATCCTTTCTACATTCGAAATATCCAGTGATGAACGACTGGCTGAGGTTTCCATACCATTTCTGGCGTTAACTCCGCTTACAAAACCTCTGAAAGCGATACCGACACCGCCGGCAGGAAAAGTATAAGCGACCGCACCAGGCGTGTTTTGTACAGCGCTGACAATATCGATCGATAACTGCTCTTTTAAAAGCTCCTTGCTGATAACCGTATAAACCTGCGGGTTCTCAAGATTTTTCAAAGGCATACGGGCAATATAATCGCTTCTTTTACTGGCTATCGTTTTTGTTCTGCCCGATGAGATACTTACCTCCTCTAATTGTTGTAAAGTCTCTACCATCACGAAATCCACCTGAGTATTCTGTCCGGCTGCTACAGTGACCTCTTTAGCATCACTTTGCAAACTCAAATACTTGGTCGTGATTTTATGGGTACCGGCGGGAAGGCGCTTGAAGCGAAACTCTCCCCGGTCAGTAGTAGAGGTGGATAACTTTAGTTCGGTTACGGATACGGTAACCCCTTCTAAGGGCTTACCGTCGGCGGTCTTAACTGTCCCGCTTATAGAGGCGGCGTTTTGTGCTTGGGCTGTAAATGTAAGCAGCGTAACGGCTGCAAGAATCATGCTGAATAGCTTAAAAAATAGAGGTCTCTTCATTGTGAATGTAGTTTGAAGCGGCAAATATAATATTATTTAGAATTAAACTAAATAAAGATGAAGTTCGATCTGGTCAAAGGATAAAGGCGGCTTTAGTAAGCACCAGCAGCGTCGGCACCCTGATTACCAATATGCCATAGCAGCATTAGAAGCAATGCTGCCGGGGACCTCAATTATTCGGGTGCACCGATCTTTTATAATAGCGACTAACAAGATAGTTCGTACACGCATGAAGAAATCAATGTCGCAAGCGGCCTGATACGTTTGGTGGTTCTACAGGAAACAGGTCCTACAAACGCTGACTGATACAAGCACCGAGAATTGCAGATAAATGCAGAATGGTTTGAGCCTACGCAGGGTTACCATCAAATCCTTTTATTATATCCCATTCTTACAAAGCATCATGGAAAATATCTAAATATCTCATCTTGGTTACGCCTTGCTCTGAAAATTTAATTTTTGAGTAACTATTTTGGAGTATTCAGGTTTGAACCCTGATGTTGGTTCCGTATCAAACTTCGATCTTTACCTTCATATGAGGCTTCAATTTTACGCCGGCCTATGGCATGATATCTTCAGAATAAGTTCTTTCATATGATGCCAGACATAAGAAAAGCCGATTCCACATTTGATGCCACCACCTTTTATTATTCTATCACGCGTTCCGTTATACTCAGGGAATAAATTCTGTCACTATCGCATCAAAGCAAGGCTCCGGGGAAAGTAACGGTCTGTTGTCAGTAATTTAAAATCGAATTTTTATTATGCGGCTTATAATCACTAAAGAACAGGTCTTGTTTGATTTTCTTAACTTTCCTTTATGCAATGAAAAAATTACCTAGTCTGTTTTCGATAAAGCAGATGGATAGGCTTCCGATCGGACACCAAAGAATGCTTCTGAAATTCAGCAACATATTTGATCAATTCCCTAATCCACTTCGTGCAGCCAGTTGCTGACCATGTATGGTCAGTGCTTTTGCATGGCGGAGTTGCTGTTCACTCCAAAACCGCAGTGCTGCTTGCGTATCCAGATGTTCTTCAAGATTCATAGCTAAAGTGATCGCATCCCGGTAAGCCTTAGCCGTTCCGGAAGCGGTATGAGGCCTGACCAGGCTTGCTGCATCTCCCAAAACTACAACATTGCCCTTGTACATTTGGGCTACGGCCATATCCAGGATCACCTGTACAAATGGCTGCCTTGTTTGCAGCACGCGGTTACGCAATACGGTCGGCAGTTGTTCATAAGCAGTTCGGTTCAGGTCTTCCTGACTTGCCTTACTCAAGTAACCGGCCGGAACTGTAAAATCACGTTTCAGGCCATTTTTACCTGTTAATAAGTGGTCTAATTCCTTCTGTGTTTTATTTTGATACCAAACCCAATTGTATAATCTTTTACCCTCTGTTAATTCGCCATTAGGCCCCGGAACCGGGTAACATAACAGATGTGAGTTTTCATAAGAATAGATAGAAAACTTGTCGCCGAAGAAAGCCACCTCTTCCTTAGTTAATTCACTTTCTGGAATCAGCCCCCGGTAAGCAACGTAGCCGGCATATAGCGGGTGAATGTTGGGGGCTACATATTCTCTCACCACCGAGTTAAAGCCATCGGCACCAATCAGCAAATCGGCAGTTCTTTCCTCGCCGTTTTTAAATATAGCCCTTACGCTGCCATTTTCATCGTTTATCTTATCCAGTTCAAATCCGTTGAAGTAATTAGCCGATGGAAAGAAATCTTTTAGCCTACGCCACAAATAATTCCAGGATGTAAATATAGTATCATTAGGATAGATCAATGCTGTATTACCGTTATCATCTAGTACCTGCCGCTGCGTGGCCGGTACGCCAAATACCTCCCGTGGCGCTATGCCTTTTTCTATCAGGTAATCCATCAGATCGGGCTGAATCACCAACCCGGCACCACGGTCTTTCATATCGCCGGGTGAGCGTTCATAGATGTTTACCTGATTTCCTTTTTCTTGCAATGCAATACCTGCGCATAGTCCGCCGATGGAACCGCCTATTATGATGATATTCACGCTATTAATTATTTAGATATAGATTTGCCTGTAACCACATTTACAATTGCTGCAACTGCTAACAGCGCTATAAAAGAGGTTGACCAGCACCAGCCGCCTGCATTATAAAGCTGTATGGCGATAAAGGACCCCAAAGCGCCGCCGATGAAATAACTCGTCATGTAAACGGTATTAATGCGGCTATTAGCCAGATGATCCAGTGTATAGATAACGGCTATGTTGGTAACCTGGGTAGCCTGAACGCCGATATCCAGCAGGATAACGGTGATCCAGATAGCGGCAATAGCACCGGGAAATAGTATTAACACGAGGATACTTACTAATGTTAAGCCAGTGGCAAATAGTAAAGACCTGCGAGGTGTACCCTTGTCTGCCAGTTTACCAAATACGGGCGCTATCAAAGCCCCTGCTGCAGCAAGTAATCCAAACAAGCCGATATGCGATGCAGAATAATTAAACGGCGCATCACTCAGATAAAAAGTAAGGGTTACCCAAAAAGCACTGAGTGTACCAAAAGCAAGCATGCCGGTTAAAGCACTACGGCGCAGCAGCGAAAATCTGCATAACTGGGCTACTGTTGATTTAAGCAGGCCACCGTAAGTCCCGGTAAAACGTTCGTTTGTTGATGGGAAATCAACCTGCATTAGTATGGCGGTACAAAATACCATAGCAGCCGATATCAGGTATACATACTGCCAGCCCAACCATCCGGTAATAAAACCGCTGTAAACCCGGGCCACCAAAATGCCTATCAATATACCTGTAAATATTTGCCCAACTATTTTGCCCCGGTTCTCTTTAACCAGGCTGGCGGCCATAGGTAGTATAACCTGCGCCACAACCGAAAATACACCTATCAAAAGGCTTCCGGCGTACAGGATAGTAAGTGTTGGCGAATAGGCAACCAGCAATAAGGAAAGGATCAAACCTGTTTGGAGATAAA
This Mucilaginibacter defluvii DNA region includes the following protein-coding sequences:
- a CDS encoding TonB-dependent receptor, whose protein sequence is MKRPLFFKLFSMILAAVTLLTFTAQAQNAASISGTVKTADGKPLEGVTVSVTELKLSTSTTDRGEFRFKRLPAGTHKITTKYLSLQSDAKEVTVAAGQNTQVDFVMVETLQQLEEVSISSGRTKTIASKRSDYIARMPLKNLENPQVYTVISKELLKEQLSIDIVSAVQNTPGAVAYTFPAGGVGIAFRGFVSGVNARNGMETSASRSSLDISNVERIEVLKGPSGTLFGAAVSSFGGVVNLVTKKPFDTTSVEVSYTAGSYNLNRLTADVNTPLNKDKTVLFRVNLAANKEASFLSYGFNNTYTIAPSLIYKSSDKLTFHFDAELFNAKGTRRTYNTYAAASGLRTPAELQLDYTTSMFHDDNNGKTSASKFFAQAEYVISDNWKSTTLFSFVGEDVDYSYQSYANWLSPTRAIRQVGMWGPISNNFTNLQQNFNGKFSTGIIKHNFLGGLNYRYYDGSRRAGGNVVTLDTINVTSTFAPIRRKAVDAIMPLYTTAIADQQTMSAYASDVISFTDRLSVMLSLRLERFERKKVGNTEGYKQTALSPKLGLVYQVVKDKVSLFGNYMNGFQNLAPVTQPDGNVLVLDPVYAKQYEGGVKAELIDKKLSMTASYYNIDIDNATRTEANFTVQDGKQRSKGVDIELIGNPVAGLTLVAGYAYNDNRIIKSSNPAIEGNKATTSPENVANFWATYTLQNRLKGLGLGFGVNYADKNFFTADNTFYMPSYTVYSGTVFYDQSKWRLGVKLNNISGKKYWDIGGNSQAPRNVMASLSFRF
- a CDS encoding TetR/AcrR family transcriptional regulator — protein: MPAKDTGTEELIKSTAKKLFFKEGKLHATTQDIADAAGMNRSAVHYYFRTRDQLIALVFAESMQALSLRLGEVMSSNMPFRKKIKELIDVFTKDMMEYPFQEVFLVTEINTAGQNLVTKIDEGPVSSFLSEIEKEMQLGTIEKTDPKHFLINLFSLLSYPIMMSPIYRQFFAMDEQQFAKLISERRELILRMLFK
- a CDS encoding heme-binding domain-containing protein: MVSSKTLKRLWPIAGILFVGIVSIQFMQVPVQNDEVTHPINAPEEVTKIFRKACYDCHSNETKLSWYDKVAPVSWLVNHDVKEARSRFNFSTFDTLSVTDQQVRLWEMVNMVLAGKMPLNTYTTLHPGAKLTPHDVEVLKNYVVSISPTKYHDSTQIKSAEEEQNVLGERLTASENIPVAPNGVRFIPDYKNWEVISTTSRFDNHTMRVIYGNKVTVNAIRSGRIKPFPDGAAIVKVVYNIIEERDGKVHPGAFNNIQIMIKDEKRFPESKGWGFGKFNGTGLKPYGETAAFNTACYNCHKIADETGYVFSIPLENKDLK
- a CDS encoding ABC-F family ATP-binding cassette domain-containing protein encodes the protein MSIIVNSVSYSHTDRTQLFRDITFSIDKGDKAALVGNNGVGKSTLLQIVAGIIAPTTGHVSIPARPWYVPQHLGQYDEMTIARALTVDLKLAALKAITEGSVDIQHFNDLNDDWEIEDKLHLAMAEWHLEHLSPSQRLHELSGGEKTKVFLAGITLHDPDIILLDEPSNHLDTGSRDQLYRLISDSRATIVVISHDRALLNLLPLTLELSFSKAEVYGGNFNFYQAQKYLKLNALENDLHEQTKTMKQSQAQAREVAEKRQRMESRGKAEGKSGSLPRIIAGGLRSQAQGSTAKALNAQNEKLNHISDNIRQIRSQIQQYQVLKIDITSSGMHKGKVLVDAKEITYAFDRHPLWDALTFQIRSGDRVHIKGANGAGKTTLLKIVTGMLQPTDGRLERANFNYLYLDQDYTILDPEKSVFEQLQDFDSRQLQEHELRSLLIYAQFDRNAWNKRSGVLSGGEKMKLALCCLSVSDHAPDMLILDEPTNNLDIKSMEVLTAAVKDFEGTLLLISHDAYFVKEIAVDKMIELKKYDKI
- a CDS encoding sensor histidine kinase: MKRSPLHISHTTIWVSAVTLGLLSSVPQLASHKFNVAEAAVNAGITAAFAVLMWYFNIYMLSRKKDSKRVQSISYTKLLSSLLFGLVIMFGLAWVQQLILSHINFGPTMLMVEVRGILINLVFYMFLNLLQQNYENQHVSMELDKIKSDNLAAQYELLKQQINPHFLFNSLNTLKAMVETGDKEAVDFILKLSNFYRFTLESRKLDLIHVHEEMEIMNAYLFLQKARFEEGLKFTSALTEGTLKTLIPPFTLQLLIENCIKHNVVSLSRPLHITIYEDGEYIIVENLLQVKKGDVSSTGVGLKNIGLRYSHLLDKNIEITNDEKTFKVKLPLIYEHHNH
- a CDS encoding LytTR family DNA-binding domain-containing protein; this translates as MNIIIIEDELRTARSLETIIKDIKPNARITGQYQSVEDSVAALSEAAQPDLIFMDIQLADGLSFEIFKLVRITCPVVFCTAFDEYSLEAFKSNGVDYVLKPFSKDDIEEALRKVDNLKNFFQQKTMPDIESLLQRLSPQSGKTSFLVFKNQKYTTIQTDNIAFFYIRNDSTFLMCFDRQEYALSQSLDNIAASVSSKQFFRVNRQYLVNFKAIKEVEHYFLRKLYVKLVIDTPEKLLINKEKSHSFLSWMEER
- a CDS encoding PepSY-associated TM helix domain-containing protein gives rise to the protein MLTATKRRSPKEKKSGFRKVSEWLHLWLGLTSGIIVFIVCFTGGIWVWRYEVWRFTEKHWYVQAQQKPYLPPSELLARSRVYFKTQHITNDTLTSIKYWKAGRSVTLNFTLPEQQQAEIYLNPYTGEILKDQREQSAADNFFIFIRAGHRFLWLPRNIGSPVVGSACIIFVITIITGLIWWYPKRWTKKIVKDSFTVKWRAKWKRLNIDIHNVIGFYSVLFVLALTLSGIFFTFEWFQQGTYKVLTWKALDEEHLDPRSDTTATIAKFNHPEDFIWNKLSRKHDGRFGSISINIPDKPSAAYEATVYFGDGTLLYNRAVHFFDQKTLRELPPLGQHDQPYANLSTGEKMFRMNFDIHTGQILGLPTKILAFLACMIGASMPVTGFIIWYNRKWGRKIKKRQV
- a CDS encoding LytTR family transcriptional regulator DNA-binding domain-containing protein, with the translated sequence MWSKDKGGFSKHQQRRHPDYQYAIAALEAMLPGTSIIRVHRSFIIATNKIVRTRMKKSMSQAA